In Capillibacterium thermochitinicola, a genomic segment contains:
- a CDS encoding lysylphosphatidylglycerol synthase transmembrane domain-containing protein, translating to MTTKKRLTPGLIRKGIAITFIIGLFTIVGLLFSSTTPATWRSLRMIHPKNICLMVGVVVVSWLVEGWRVKTIAYLLGEQISFLDTLRINLATIFSGNITPLYSGSVPTQVYLLHQQGISIGKASAIVTIRVTFTSLLVSIGGPFLLFLFRGKLLNEIGLVGLAGFLNYIIIGALIFAGVLLFFLFRPTKGSFLIKKFFRLKPVQKILGPSAETYCQKLLTEWEEFRASLSTLAKDKILPLLFVIFLTLCSWLSTLLMAPVVMMAFGVNIHGKIFRILLLEYVIYFLLSFVPIPGGSGVAEIGFFSLFAIYLPKHLQAISVTIWRLLSYYLNTLVGGVCFLRLFTAKHEKH from the coding sequence TTGACCACGAAAAAAAGGTTAACGCCAGGCTTGATCCGAAAAGGAATAGCGATCACGTTTATCATCGGCTTGTTCACCATCGTCGGCCTCCTTTTTTCGTCTACCACCCCGGCCACCTGGCGCAGTCTCCGCATGATCCATCCGAAAAACATCTGTCTCATGGTGGGGGTCGTTGTCGTTTCGTGGTTGGTGGAAGGATGGCGCGTAAAAACCATCGCCTATCTTTTGGGTGAACAAATCAGCTTCCTGGACACCCTCCGCATCAACCTGGCCACCATCTTTTCGGGTAATATCACCCCGCTGTATTCCGGTTCAGTGCCAACCCAGGTTTACCTCCTGCATCAGCAGGGCATTTCCATCGGCAAGGCCTCGGCCATTGTCACCATTCGCGTCACCTTCACCAGCCTGCTGGTGTCGATTGGCGGTCCCTTCCTCCTTTTTCTGTTCCGGGGAAAACTGTTAAACGAGATTGGCCTTGTCGGCCTGGCCGGATTCCTTAATTATATCATAATCGGCGCCCTGATCTTCGCCGGTGTTCTCCTTTTCTTTCTCTTCCGGCCAACCAAGGGCTCATTTCTGATCAAAAAGTTTTTCCGGCTTAAACCCGTCCAAAAAATCCTCGGTCCGAGCGCGGAAACCTATTGTCAAAAGCTCCTCACCGAATGGGAAGAGTTTCGGGCAAGTTTAAGCACGCTGGCAAAGGATAAGATCCTTCCGCTTTTGTTCGTGATCTTCTTGACCCTCTGTTCCTGGTTGTCCACGCTTTTGATGGCACCGGTGGTCATGATGGCCTTTGGCGTCAACATCCACGGGAAGATCTTCCGTATCCTGCTCCTGGAGTACGTCATCTATTTCTTACTCTCGTTTGTCCCCATTCCGGGCGGCAGCGGGGTGGCCGAGATCGGTTTCTTCTCCCTCTTTGCCATTTATCTTCCCAAACACCTGCAGGCCATCTCGGTGACTATCTGGCGGCTTTTGAGTTATTACCTTAATACCCTGGTTGGCGGGGTCTGTTTCCTCCGCCTGTTCACGGCAAAACATGAGAAGCACTAG
- a CDS encoding putative signal transducing protein produces the protein MLYVAPNQTTAYRIKDYMETEGILVRLRPIGLRSEGSYTNYEILVTEAEIEEAQEVLNQALQVRLYCE, from the coding sequence GTGCTGTACGTGGCCCCGAACCAAACGACGGCTTACCGGATTAAAGACTACATGGAAACCGAAGGGATCCTGGTTCGCCTCCGGCCGATTGGTTTACGTTCGGAAGGAAGTTATACCAACTACGAGATCCTGGTCACCGAAGCGGAGATTGAAGAAGCACAGGAAGTCTTGAACCAAGCTTTGCAAGTCCGTTTGTATTGTGAATAA
- the accD gene encoding acetyl-CoA carboxylase, carboxyltransferase subunit beta, translating to MFKDLFRSKQKYVTIRQREVPDHALPSTDSVKKELPDGLWVKCEKCNQMIYHKDLVKNLKVCPKCQYHFRIGAWERINYLLDPGSFQELFANITSCDPINFPGYQEKLEKVRKATDLSEGVVTGVGNIGGVPLALGVMDFSFIGGSMGSAVGEKLVRIFEYAAEHGLPVVTFAVSGGARMHEGILSLMQMAATCQALNRVAEKGLLYISVLTDPTTGGVFASFASQGDIIIAEPGALIGFAGARVIQQTTRETLPPGFQRAEFLLEHGMIDMIVNRKELRNTLARLLRYHQRRKRVINQ from the coding sequence GTGTTTAAAGATCTCTTTCGTTCTAAACAAAAGTATGTAACGATCAGACAACGGGAGGTTCCGGATCACGCGCTCCCCTCGACCGATTCCGTAAAGAAAGAGCTTCCCGATGGTTTATGGGTAAAATGTGAGAAATGTAACCAAATGATTTATCATAAAGATCTTGTGAAAAACCTCAAGGTCTGCCCCAAATGCCAATACCACTTCCGCATCGGCGCCTGGGAAAGAATCAATTACCTGCTCGATCCGGGCAGTTTTCAGGAATTATTTGCTAATATTACTTCTTGTGATCCGATTAATTTCCCCGGCTATCAAGAAAAGCTGGAGAAGGTGCGGAAGGCGACGGATTTGTCGGAAGGGGTCGTCACCGGGGTGGGGAACATTGGGGGCGTTCCCCTGGCTTTGGGCGTTATGGATTTCAGTTTTATCGGCGGCTCGATGGGGTCGGCCGTCGGTGAGAAGCTGGTCCGGATCTTTGAGTATGCGGCCGAGCATGGTCTCCCTGTGGTGACTTTTGCCGTTTCTGGTGGGGCCCGGATGCATGAGGGGATCCTGTCTTTAATGCAGATGGCCGCGACCTGTCAGGCCTTAAACCGTGTGGCCGAGAAGGGTTTGCTTTACATCTCGGTTTTGACCGACCCGACGACCGGCGGTGTCTTTGCCAGCTTTGCCTCGCAGGGTGATATTATCATCGCCGAACCGGGGGCGTTAATTGGTTTTGCCGGTGCCCGCGTCATCCAACAGACAACGCGCGAAACCCTTCCGCCCGGTTTTCAAAGGGCCGAATTTCTCTTGGAGCACGGGATGATTGATATGATCGTCAACCGTAAGGAACTCAGAAATACTCTTGCCCGGCTGTTGCGCTACCACCAGAGACGGAAAAGGGTGATCAACCAATGA
- a CDS encoding acetyl-CoA carboxylase carboxyltransferase subunit alpha, with protein MKNGSKYSLEFERPLKELERRIEEIRLFAEEKQIDMSEEIARIEEKARSLKAEIYKNLTPWQKVQIARHPKRPTFLEYIDHIFHGFIELHGDRLYRDDPALVGGLAYLEDIPVTILGHQKGRDTKENIYRNFGMPHPEGYRKAIRLMKQAEKFGRPIITFVDVAGAYPGKEAEERGQGEAVAKAIKEMTGLKVPIVVVITGEGGSGGALAIGVGDRILMLENAYYSVISPEGCASILWKDASRAAEAAEVLRITANDLLAVNVIDEIIPEPLGGAHTAPEEMAKTMKERILENLNAIIDMDPDELVTKRYQKFRRLGRYLEE; from the coding sequence ATGAAAAACGGGAGCAAGTATAGTTTGGAATTTGAACGGCCGTTGAAGGAACTGGAAAGAAGGATCGAAGAAATTCGCCTTTTTGCCGAAGAAAAGCAGATTGACATGTCGGAAGAGATTGCGCGGATCGAAGAGAAAGCCCGCAGTTTAAAAGCGGAGATTTACAAGAATTTGACCCCCTGGCAAAAAGTACAGATTGCCCGGCATCCCAAACGGCCTACTTTTTTAGAATATATTGATCATATTTTTCATGGCTTTATTGAATTGCATGGTGACCGGTTGTACCGTGATGATCCGGCCTTAGTCGGTGGTCTCGCCTATTTGGAAGACATCCCCGTCACGATTTTGGGGCACCAGAAAGGCCGCGATACAAAGGAGAATATCTACCGTAATTTTGGGATGCCCCATCCCGAGGGCTACCGGAAGGCGATCCGCCTGATGAAACAGGCGGAAAAGTTCGGACGGCCGATCATTACCTTTGTTGACGTGGCAGGCGCGTATCCCGGTAAAGAAGCGGAGGAAAGAGGGCAGGGCGAGGCAGTGGCCAAGGCCATTAAGGAAATGACGGGATTGAAGGTGCCGATTGTTGTCGTCATCACCGGCGAGGGTGGAAGCGGTGGGGCGCTGGCGATCGGGGTGGGCGACCGGATCTTGATGTTGGAGAATGCCTATTACTCCGTGATCTCACCGGAAGGTTGCGCCTCCATTCTTTGGAAAGACGCGTCAAGAGCGGCGGAAGCAGCGGAAGTTTTACGGATCACGGCCAATGATCTCCTGGCGGTCAACGTGATTGATGAGATTATCCCTGAACCCTTGGGCGGCGCCCATACGGCGCCGGAGGAAATGGCGAAAACAATGAAAGAGCGGATCCTGGAAAATCTGAACGCAATTATTGATATGGATCCCGACGAGTTGGTAACCAAACGTTATCAAAAATTCCGGCGGCTTGGTCGTTATCTTGAAGAATAA
- the metK gene encoding methionine adenosyltransferase — MERRLFTSESVTEGHPDKICDQISDAILDAILAEDQEARVACETAVTTGLIIIMGEITTKCYVEIPKIARQVVKEIGYTRAKYGFDGDTCAVLTAIDEQSPDIALGVNQALEVKTGSKDEESTIGAGDQGMVFGYATDETLEFMPMPIALAHRLARRLAYVRKNKILPMLRPDGKTQVTVEYEGDRPVRIETIVVSAQHNPNLERSALEEGIREEVIKAVIPAEYLDERTKYYINPTGRFVVGGPQGDTGLTGRKIIVDTYGGMARHGGGAFSGKDPTKVDRSGAYAARYVAKNIVAAGLARKCEIQIAYAIGVAKPVSITIDTFGTGLLPSGELEALVQEVFDLRPAAIIKNLDLRRPIYRQVASYGHFGRTDLDLPWERLDKVEVLKKKAGC; from the coding sequence TTGGAACGTCGTCTGTTTACGTCGGAATCGGTGACCGAAGGTCATCCGGACAAAATTTGCGACCAGATCTCCGATGCCATTCTCGATGCTATTCTGGCGGAGGACCAGGAAGCCCGTGTCGCTTGCGAAACGGCGGTAACGACCGGCTTGATCATAATCATGGGCGAAATCACCACCAAATGCTATGTGGAGATCCCGAAGATCGCCCGGCAAGTGGTGAAAGAGATTGGGTACACCAGGGCAAAATATGGCTTCGATGGGGATACTTGTGCGGTTTTGACCGCCATTGACGAACAGTCACCCGATATTGCGCTTGGTGTCAACCAAGCTTTAGAGGTGAAAACCGGCTCGAAGGACGAGGAGAGCACCATCGGTGCCGGGGACCAGGGGATGGTCTTTGGCTACGCCACCGATGAAACTCTCGAGTTTATGCCGATGCCGATTGCTTTGGCCCACCGCCTGGCGCGGCGGCTCGCTTATGTCCGGAAAAATAAGATTCTGCCCATGCTCCGTCCGGACGGGAAGACCCAGGTGACGGTGGAGTACGAAGGAGACCGCCCTGTCCGGATTGAAACCATTGTCGTCTCCGCCCAACACAACCCAAATCTGGAGCGGAGCGCCCTGGAAGAAGGGATCCGTGAGGAAGTGATTAAAGCAGTCATTCCTGCGGAGTACCTGGATGAGAGGACCAAATATTATATCAATCCCACCGGCCGTTTTGTGGTGGGCGGTCCCCAAGGGGATACCGGGTTAACCGGCCGCAAGATTATTGTGGATACATACGGTGGAATGGCCCGTCATGGTGGGGGGGCCTTCTCGGGGAAGGACCCGACGAAAGTGGACCGTTCGGGTGCTTATGCCGCCCGTTACGTGGCCAAAAATATTGTCGCGGCCGGGCTGGCCCGGAAATGCGAAATCCAGATTGCTTATGCGATCGGGGTGGCGAAACCCGTCTCGATCACCATTGATACTTTCGGAACCGGTCTTTTGCCTTCGGGTGAACTGGAAGCGCTGGTCCAGGAGGTATTTGATCTGCGTCCGGCGGCGATCATTAAAAACCTGGACCTGCGGCGGCCGATCTACCGCCAGGTGGCCAGTTATGGGCATTTTGGCCGGACCGACCTGGATCTGCCGTGGGAACGCCTGGACAAAGTTGAGGTTTTAAAGAAAAAGGCCGGTTGTTAA
- the rpmE gene encoding 50S ribosomal protein L31, which yields MKKNIHPQYGKAIVTCACGETFETGSTKKEIRVEICSKCHPLFTGKQKIIDTGGQVEKFQKRMEKAGK from the coding sequence ATGAAGAAAAATATTCATCCGCAGTATGGTAAAGCAATCGTGACCTGTGCCTGTGGCGAAACCTTTGAGACGGGGTCAACCAAAAAAGAGATCCGGGTTGAGATCTGTTCAAAATGCCACCCCTTGTTTACGGGGAAACAGAAGATTATTGACACTGGTGGCCAGGTCGAAAAATTCCAGAAAAGAATGGAGAAAGCCGGAAAGTAA
- a CDS encoding DUF1385 domain-containing protein, translating into MAENYQYGGQAVIEGVMMRGRHHYAVVVRKENKETCVFKESLGSYTRKHPVLRLPFIRGVVALAESLVLGLKALQYSANQVMESEGEELSVWEMTLMVLFAIGLTIVLFIALPLFLRGLVARVLPGTLWRNLFEGLMRAVILVLYITVISLLSDIQRVFAYHGAEHKVIHTYEAGEELTIENARKKSTLHPRCGTSFLLYVVVVSAVLFSFLGEQTLLMRFISRILLLPLIAGVSYEIIKISSRHQSMFLWRALSWPGLMLQRLTTREPDNDQLEVAILALKEVLALENNSTNVLPLNQQEA; encoded by the coding sequence GTGGCGGAAAATTACCAGTATGGTGGGCAGGCGGTCATTGAAGGAGTCATGATGCGCGGCCGGCACCACTACGCGGTGGTCGTGCGGAAAGAGAATAAAGAAACCTGTGTCTTTAAAGAGAGTTTAGGCTCGTATACCCGAAAACACCCGGTTCTCCGTTTGCCGTTTATCCGCGGGGTTGTTGCCTTGGCGGAATCCCTGGTGCTCGGATTAAAAGCTTTACAGTATTCCGCCAACCAAGTAATGGAGAGTGAAGGCGAAGAGCTTTCCGTTTGGGAGATGACGCTGATGGTGCTTTTTGCGATTGGTTTGACCATCGTTCTCTTTATTGCTCTTCCGCTTTTCCTTCGCGGGTTGGTGGCCAGGGTGTTGCCGGGAACGTTGTGGCGCAATCTCTTTGAAGGACTTATGCGGGCGGTAATTCTGGTCCTTTATATTACGGTAATCTCATTACTCTCCGATATCCAACGGGTCTTTGCCTATCACGGCGCCGAGCATAAGGTGATTCACACTTACGAAGCGGGTGAAGAGTTGACCATTGAAAACGCCCGCAAAAAGTCGACGTTGCACCCCCGCTGTGGAACTAGTTTTCTCCTCTATGTGGTGGTGGTCAGCGCGGTACTCTTTTCCTTCCTTGGTGAACAGACGCTGCTGATGCGTTTTATCTCGCGGATTCTCTTGTTGCCTTTAATTGCCGGCGTTTCCTACGAGATCATAAAAATTTCCAGTAGACACCAGTCGATGTTTTTATGGCGGGCTCTGAGCTGGCCCGGTTTGATGCTGCAGCGGTTAACGACCCGCGAACCCGATAACGATCAGTTGGAAGTGGCCATTTTGGCGTTAAAAGAAGTTCTGGCGTTGGAGAATAATAGTACGAATGTTTTGCCGCTTAATCAACAAGAGGCGTAA
- the prfA gene encoding peptide chain release factor 1 produces MFDKLKALNEKFNELERSMADPAVAANPEEMRKLGKSHAELLPIVTAYRRYCQLESDLEAAKELLKENPDPEETELLEQEIASLQRQLKEAEDHLKVALLPKDPNDEKNVLVEIRAGTGGDEAALFAADLFRMYTRYAEKLGWRIEVMSSSPTELGGFKEVIFMIEGKGAYSQLKFEGGVHRVQRIPETETGGRIHTSAATVVVLPEAEEIELEIDPNDLRIDVYRSSGHGGQSVNTTDSAVRITHLPTGMVVTCQDEKSQHKNREKALKILRARLLDKLQQEQQAELASTRRSIVKSGDRSERIRTYNFPQNRVTDHRIDLTLYRLDSIIAGDLEELISKLRLSEQTEKLQAINEGGVA; encoded by the coding sequence ATGTTTGACAAACTGAAGGCGCTTAACGAAAAATTTAATGAACTCGAGCGCAGCATGGCGGATCCGGCGGTTGCCGCCAATCCGGAAGAGATGCGCAAATTAGGAAAGAGCCATGCCGAATTACTGCCCATTGTTACGGCTTATCGGCGTTATTGCCAGTTGGAAAGCGATCTTGAAGCGGCGAAAGAGTTGTTAAAGGAAAATCCTGATCCGGAGGAAACCGAACTGCTTGAACAGGAGATTGCCAGCCTCCAACGGCAGCTGAAAGAGGCCGAAGACCACTTGAAAGTGGCGCTTCTCCCCAAGGACCCCAATGATGAAAAGAACGTGCTGGTTGAGATCCGGGCGGGGACGGGGGGCGATGAGGCCGCCTTGTTTGCCGCCGATCTCTTCCGCATGTATACCCGTTATGCGGAGAAGCTGGGCTGGCGCATCGAAGTAATGAGTTCCAGCCCGACGGAGCTGGGCGGGTTTAAAGAAGTAATCTTTATGATTGAGGGTAAGGGTGCCTATAGCCAATTAAAATTTGAGGGTGGAGTCCACCGGGTCCAACGGATTCCCGAAACCGAAACCGGCGGGCGGATCCATACCTCGGCGGCCACGGTGGTGGTCCTCCCGGAAGCGGAAGAGATTGAACTGGAGATTGACCCCAATGACCTGCGGATCGATGTTTACCGTTCTTCCGGCCACGGTGGACAGAGTGTCAATACGACCGACTCGGCGGTGCGGATTACCCACCTGCCCACCGGCATGGTGGTTACCTGTCAGGACGAGAAATCACAGCATAAAAACAGGGAAAAAGCCCTAAAAATTTTGCGTGCGCGGCTTCTTGACAAGTTGCAACAGGAGCAACAGGCAGAATTGGCTTCCACCCGGCGGAGTATCGTCAAGTCCGGTGACCGGAGCGAGCGCATCCGGACGTATAATTTCCCCCAGAACCGGGTCACCGACCACCGGATCGATTTAACCCTTTACCGCTTGGACAGCATAATCGCCGGCGATTTGGAGGAGTTAATTTCGAAGCTGCGTCTCTCGGAACAGACTGAGAAATTGCAGGCGATAAATGAGGGCGGAGTGGCATGA
- the prmC gene encoding peptide chain release factor N(5)-glutamine methyltransferase translates to MSLTVETVLRETARFFAKRGLEVPRLEAELLMAHLLATDRIRLYIDSDRPLTAGEISAYKELIRRRLSGQPLAYITGKKSFLKWEFQITPDVLVPRPETEILVEKAVELCRPRGKGRLLELGTGSGVIAIALAHYLPAFQIDAVDVSPAALQVAAANAEAHKLTDRIDFYCGDLFAALAGCDRPVYTGIITNPPYIPTAVIPTLAPEVQNEPRQALDGGPSGTEVIARIIAEAPAYLAPDGFLALEHGYDQFPEIEKLAKAAGYTTVLSYRDYSGWPRVAVCQRNLS, encoded by the coding sequence ATGAGCCTGACCGTAGAGACAGTGCTGCGGGAAACGGCTCGTTTCTTTGCCAAACGGGGTTTGGAAGTGCCCCGGCTGGAAGCAGAATTGTTAATGGCCCATCTCCTGGCGACCGATCGCATCCGGTTGTATATTGACAGCGACCGTCCATTGACCGCCGGCGAGATCAGTGCCTATAAGGAACTGATTCGCCGGCGTTTGTCCGGGCAACCGCTGGCTTACATTACAGGGAAAAAATCCTTTTTAAAATGGGAGTTTCAGATTACCCCCGACGTTTTGGTCCCCCGGCCGGAGACCGAAATCCTGGTCGAAAAGGCGGTGGAGTTGTGCCGGCCGCGGGGCAAGGGACGTCTTTTGGAATTGGGAACGGGCAGCGGTGTGATTGCCATCGCCCTGGCGCATTACTTACCGGCTTTTCAGATTGATGCTGTTGATGTTTCACCGGCCGCTTTGCAAGTGGCCGCAGCCAATGCCGAAGCACACAAGCTGACGGACCGGATCGATTTTTACTGCGGCGATCTCTTTGCAGCCCTGGCCGGCTGCGACCGGCCGGTTTACACCGGTATTATTACGAACCCGCCTTATATCCCGACCGCAGTCATCCCAACTTTGGCCCCGGAAGTCCAAAATGAACCGCGGCAGGCTTTGGATGGCGGTCCGAGCGGGACCGAGGTGATCGCCCGGATTATTGCCGAAGCCCCTGCCTATTTGGCACCAGATGGGTTTCTGGCTTTGGAACACGGGTATGACCAGTTTCCCGAGATTGAAAAACTGGCGAAGGCCGCCGGCTATACGACTGTCCTATCTTATCGGGATTATTCCGGATGGCCACGGGTGGCCGTTTGTCAACGGAACCTTTCTTGA
- a CDS encoding P-loop NTPase family protein: MAKIVYLLGNIGSGKTELIRRTHETLGGRLTIRAVYNQPQAIFDLERLRAAGIPAVMNNGNLEVPDTGSPDDQRELVFYEFSGRTGYSLPKNNDDYLRVFVFSVTEGDEKPLKYPRLFKEVELVVLNKIDLLPFTNFSVSRFQHRLRTVNPGVPLLKLSCRSGVGLDNWRSWVLKLFGYHDVEESCILPYPPNFPELSSF, encoded by the coding sequence ATGGCGAAGATTGTTTATTTGTTAGGAAACATCGGCTCCGGAAAGACGGAGTTGATCCGGCGGACCCACGAGACCCTCGGCGGACGGCTGACGATTCGGGCCGTTTATAACCAGCCACAAGCCATTTTTGACCTGGAACGGCTTCGCGCGGCGGGGATTCCGGCGGTAATGAACAACGGCAATTTAGAGGTTCCGGACACCGGGTCACCGGATGACCAGCGGGAACTTGTGTTTTATGAATTTTCCGGTCGCACCGGCTACTCGCTGCCGAAGAACAACGATGATTATTTGCGGGTCTTTGTGTTCAGTGTCACCGAAGGCGATGAGAAACCGCTAAAGTACCCCCGCCTGTTCAAAGAAGTGGAGTTGGTCGTCCTTAATAAAATCGATCTTTTGCCGTTTACTAATTTTTCCGTCTCTCGCTTTCAGCATCGGCTCAGGACGGTTAATCCCGGTGTTCCCTTATTGAAGCTCTCCTGCCGGAGTGGGGTAGGGCTCGACAATTGGCGAAGCTGGGTGCTTAAGCTTTTTGGTTATCATGATGTTGAAGAGAGCTGCATCCTGCCGTATCCCCCCAATTTCCCGGAACTGTCGTCGTTTTAG
- a CDS encoding cation diffusion facilitator family transporter — MEQRLKQIKTASAVGIIGNTALALVKVVLGFLAGSLAVVGDGVDSATDVLSFIIIFFALKIMAKEPDEEHSYGHYRAEALATLFIAFMILFAGVQLLIFALTKIVTAAANPVPSPLAVVVSFVSIGGKLLLALYQFKTGRKTESAMLIANGRNMLADLYVSVGVLLGTFATITLRIPVIDHLVAMFIAVWIIWTAVRIFLEANTELMDGVKDTSIYQAVFDAVDQVENVANPHRTRIRKLANLYLIDLHIEVDGTLTVAEGHRLAMEVEHVLRQKIDNLYDVAVHVEPLGNMEKEKYGLSPQKLTD; from the coding sequence TTGGAGCAACGCTTAAAGCAGATTAAAACGGCCTCGGCCGTCGGCATTATAGGCAACACGGCCCTGGCCTTGGTCAAAGTAGTTCTCGGTTTTCTCGCCGGCAGTTTAGCCGTGGTTGGTGACGGGGTGGACAGCGCAACCGATGTTTTAAGCTTTATTATCATCTTTTTCGCCCTGAAAATTATGGCCAAAGAACCCGACGAAGAACATTCCTACGGCCACTACCGAGCGGAAGCCCTCGCCACCCTCTTTATTGCCTTCATGATCCTCTTCGCCGGGGTCCAACTGCTCATCTTCGCGCTGACCAAGATCGTTACGGCCGCCGCGAACCCGGTCCCTTCCCCGCTGGCCGTGGTGGTCAGTTTTGTCTCCATCGGCGGCAAACTGTTGCTTGCCCTTTACCAGTTTAAAACCGGGCGCAAGACAGAAAGTGCCATGCTGATCGCCAATGGCCGCAATATGCTGGCCGATCTCTATGTTTCCGTCGGCGTCCTTTTAGGCACGTTTGCCACGATTACCCTCCGGATCCCTGTGATCGATCATTTGGTGGCCATGTTCATTGCGGTCTGGATCATCTGGACGGCCGTCCGGATTTTTCTGGAGGCCAATACCGAATTGATGGACGGAGTCAAGGATACCTCCATCTACCAAGCGGTCTTTGACGCCGTGGACCAGGTGGAAAATGTCGCCAATCCCCACCGGACCCGCATCCGAAAGCTGGCCAATCTCTATCTCATCGATCTCCATATTGAAGTCGACGGGACACTTACCGTCGCGGAAGGGCACCGGCTGGCCATGGAAGTGGAACACGTTTTACGGCAGAAGATTGACAACCTTTATGATGTAGCCGTACACGTCGAACCCCTTGGGAACATGGAAAAGGAGAAATATGGGCTGTCACCCCAAAAATTAACCGACTAA